Proteins from one Thioalkalivibrio sp. XN279 genomic window:
- a CDS encoding SLC13 family permease yields MTPAPPDLHGLAVMLLAVVALFLFSRDRIPMENSALVVLALLVVGFEVFPYVSPSGQSIGTRDFLAGFGNSALITIMALLMCTRGLEVTGALQPVADRLARLWLKSPTFALLVALLLAATLSMFLNNTPVVAMLLPILISVGLRTGTPASSMLMPVGYATIVGGVCTTIGTSTNLLVVQVSAEMGLAPMGMFHFTPIAVVAAGLAILYLWLVAPRLIPARTAPMPDTSPRVFEAVLHVGEQSAVIGATISELIARTEGAMKLSAIERGPGLFVARLPSVTIRAGDRLHVRDTPDRLKRFEKQLDVALYDALDPGHALAAGEAPKAGDQRMAEIVVTRGSPLHRRTLKTVPFFTHHGLLPVAVHRPRSPGAEVTDIGEVFLRAGDIVLVQGSAAALDVIKRLGNVLVVDGSMDLPHTSKAPLAGAIMVSVVLLAATGALSITVAALLGVLAMVTSNCLNWRAALGALDRRLIIVIVTSLALGRALTVTGGMDYVAGLYVMVAEPWPTFVALAGLLLVIALLTEFVTNNAAAVLGTPVAMFVAQRLGVPPEPFVLAVLFGANMSYLTPIGYQTNLMVLSAGGYRFTDFFRVGLPLQQIMWWSLSILLAWRYGLF; encoded by the coding sequence GTGACTCCAGCCCCGCCGGACCTGCACGGCCTCGCCGTCATGCTGCTGGCGGTGGTCGCGCTGTTCCTGTTCAGCCGCGATCGCATCCCCATGGAGAACTCGGCTCTGGTGGTGCTGGCGCTGCTGGTGGTCGGGTTCGAGGTGTTCCCCTACGTCTCGCCGTCGGGCCAGTCCATCGGCACCCGTGACTTCCTCGCCGGCTTCGGCAACAGCGCACTCATCACCATCATGGCGCTCCTCATGTGCACGCGCGGGCTGGAGGTGACCGGCGCCCTGCAGCCCGTGGCCGACCGGCTGGCGCGGCTGTGGCTGAAGAGTCCGACCTTCGCCTTGCTGGTGGCGCTGCTGCTGGCGGCGACGCTGAGCATGTTCCTCAACAACACCCCGGTGGTGGCCATGCTGCTGCCGATCCTGATCAGCGTCGGCCTGCGCACCGGGACGCCCGCTTCTTCAATGCTCATGCCTGTGGGCTACGCCACCATCGTCGGCGGCGTCTGCACCACCATCGGCACCTCCACCAACCTGCTGGTGGTGCAGGTCTCCGCCGAGATGGGCCTGGCGCCGATGGGCATGTTCCATTTCACGCCCATCGCGGTGGTCGCAGCCGGACTCGCCATCCTGTACCTCTGGCTGGTGGCGCCGCGCCTGATCCCCGCGCGCACCGCGCCCATGCCCGACACCTCGCCGCGCGTGTTCGAGGCGGTGCTGCACGTCGGCGAGCAGAGCGCCGTCATCGGCGCCACCATCTCCGAGCTCATCGCGCGTACCGAGGGCGCCATGAAGCTCAGCGCCATCGAGCGCGGGCCGGGCCTGTTCGTCGCCAGGCTGCCCTCGGTGACCATCCGCGCCGGGGACCGCCTGCATGTGCGCGACACGCCGGACCGGCTCAAGCGCTTCGAGAAACAGCTCGACGTGGCGCTGTACGACGCGCTCGATCCGGGCCACGCCCTGGCCGCCGGCGAGGCGCCGAAGGCCGGCGACCAGCGCATGGCCGAGATCGTGGTGACCCGCGGCTCGCCGCTGCACCGGCGCACGCTCAAGACCGTGCCGTTCTTCACCCACCACGGCCTGCTGCCGGTGGCGGTGCATCGGCCACGCTCGCCCGGCGCCGAGGTCACGGACATCGGCGAAGTGTTCCTCCGCGCCGGCGACATCGTCCTCGTCCAGGGGTCCGCGGCTGCCCTGGACGTGATCAAGCGCCTCGGCAACGTGCTGGTGGTGGACGGCTCCATGGACCTGCCGCACACCAGCAAGGCTCCGTTGGCGGGCGCCATCATGGTGAGCGTCGTGTTGCTGGCGGCGACCGGCGCGCTCTCCATCACCGTGGCGGCGCTGCTCGGCGTGCTCGCCATGGTCACCAGCAACTGCCTCAACTGGCGTGCGGCGCTCGGCGCGCTCGACCGGCGCCTCATCATCGTCATCGTCACCAGCCTGGCTCTCGGCCGCGCGCTGACGGTGACGGGTGGCATGGACTACGTCGCGGGCCTGTACGTGATGGTCGCCGAGCCCTGGCCGACCTTTGTGGCTCTGGCCGGTTTGCTGCTGGTCATCGCGCTGCTGACCGAGTTCGTGACCAACAACGCCGCGGCGGTGCTGGGCACGCCGGTGGCGATGTTCGTGGCGCAACGGCTCGGCGTGCCGCCGGAGCCCTTCGTGCTCGCGGTGCTGTTCGGCGCCAACATGAGTTACCTGACGCCGATCGGCTACCAGACCAACCTGATGGTGCTGTCGGCCGGCGGCTACCGTTTCACCGACTTCTTCCGCGTCGGCCTGCCCCTGCAGCAGATCATGTGGTGGTCGCTGTCGATCCTGCTCGCCTGGCGCTACGGCCTGTTCTAG
- a CDS encoding exonuclease domain-containing protein: protein MTPWQRLRLALAKRKCSYAPQACLLEHAPPAGRQRVAEVELVAMDFETTGLDPARDHIIAVGWVLLRGDRIVMASAREIRVRNEAADGVGQSAIIHGITDSDLDDADSVDGMLAHLLPELAGRAVVAHAASIERGFLNAVLRRLGGVPLPNPFIDTMTLERRLLEGKGGSVRELHGDLTLDACRERRQLPEHQRHSAGADAIACAELLLAQLDELGGARGTRLKELL from the coding sequence ATGACCCCCTGGCAGCGGCTGCGGCTGGCCCTGGCGAAGCGCAAGTGCAGCTACGCGCCGCAGGCGTGCCTGCTGGAGCACGCGCCCCCGGCCGGGCGCCAGCGCGTGGCGGAAGTCGAGCTCGTTGCCATGGACTTCGAGACTACCGGCCTCGATCCCGCGCGCGATCACATCATCGCCGTCGGCTGGGTGCTGTTGCGTGGCGATCGCATCGTCATGGCGAGCGCGCGCGAAATCCGCGTCCGCAACGAGGCCGCGGACGGCGTCGGCCAGAGCGCGATCATCCACGGCATCACGGACAGCGACCTGGACGATGCCGACAGCGTGGACGGGATGCTGGCGCACCTGTTGCCGGAACTCGCCGGACGGGCCGTGGTGGCGCATGCGGCGAGCATCGAGCGCGGCTTTCTGAACGCCGTGCTGCGCCGGCTCGGCGGGGTCCCCCTGCCGAATCCCTTCATCGACACCATGACGCTGGAGCGCCGGCTGCTCGAGGGCAAGGGCGGCAGCGTGCGGGAGCTGCACGGCGACCTGACGCTGGATGCCTGCCGCGAACGCCGCCAGCTGCCCGAGCACCAGCGTCACTCGGCCGGCGCGGACGCCATCGCCTGCGCCGAGCTGTTGCTGGCGCAGCTGGACGAACTGGGCGGCGCGCGTGGCACGCGGCTGAAGGAACTGCTCTAG
- a CDS encoding DUF294 nucleotidyltransferase-like domain-containing protein — protein sequence MSNPLADVESFLQQTPPFDLLEAQLLRRAAGAFEAVYRRKGTELLEIGASNDQLYLIRRGAVEAHDKDDNLVGRFGEGESFGLQSLLTGKPVRFRVTLIEDGLLWMMPRKAFDELRGASQAFDTFYIRSLEDRLMSALQSGTGRSRTQTLFMTPMGELVAREPVMVSPDTTIAAAAKRMSEHGISSLLIHEDDRVTGIITDRDLRNRVLAQGRDPAEPVTSIMTADPLTLDDSTPVLAGILAMAGRGIHHLPLARDGRVVGMVTTRDLMSLQTHHPLYLAAQLQKQESVEGLVETCRRVPKLFELMLSSGIRPEEVPRVLTMITDTVTRTLIGLAQKEFGPAPVPFAWLAFGSQAREEQSLKTDQDNGIVYADDAPPEAAEYFRRLAQFVCDGLDACGYPYCPGDIMASNPKWRQPLSGWLKHFAEWARLPDPGAVLQVSIFFDLRGIYGDEALVQRVRRALAECASGSGKAVFLAALARQAAGYDVPLGFFRRFVLESKGEHKETLEIKAAGLLPLTDMVRMLALQGGVTVPGTQDRLAQLVAAGKMSQRDGDRLAGAHRLLSGLRVRIHAEQLRKGEEPHNHLRVRSISHAERAALKDAFLVIREAQKGLALDFPG from the coding sequence ATGAGCAATCCGCTGGCCGACGTCGAAAGCTTCCTGCAGCAGACCCCGCCCTTCGACCTGCTGGAGGCGCAATTGCTGCGCCGCGCCGCGGGGGCCTTCGAGGCCGTTTACCGTCGCAAGGGCACCGAGTTGCTGGAGATCGGCGCCAGCAACGACCAGCTGTACCTGATCCGGCGCGGCGCCGTGGAAGCGCACGACAAGGACGACAACCTGGTCGGGCGCTTCGGGGAAGGCGAGAGCTTCGGCCTGCAGTCGCTGCTCACGGGCAAGCCGGTGCGCTTCCGCGTCACCCTGATCGAGGACGGCCTGCTGTGGATGATGCCGCGGAAGGCATTCGACGAGTTGCGCGGCGCCTCGCAGGCTTTCGACACCTTCTACATCCGCAGCCTGGAAGACCGGCTGATGTCGGCGCTCCAGTCCGGCACCGGGCGCAGCCGCACCCAGACCCTTTTCATGACCCCCATGGGCGAGCTGGTGGCACGCGAGCCGGTCATGGTGTCGCCGGACACCACCATCGCGGCCGCGGCGAAGCGCATGTCGGAGCACGGCATTTCATCGCTGCTGATCCACGAGGACGACCGCGTCACGGGCATCATCACGGATCGTGACCTGCGCAACCGCGTGCTGGCCCAGGGACGCGACCCCGCGGAACCGGTCACCAGCATCATGACCGCCGACCCGTTGACGCTGGACGACTCGACGCCGGTGCTGGCCGGCATCCTCGCCATGGCGGGGCGCGGTATCCACCACCTGCCGCTGGCGCGTGACGGCCGCGTGGTGGGCATGGTCACCACGCGCGACCTCATGAGCCTGCAGACCCATCACCCGCTCTACCTCGCCGCGCAGCTGCAGAAACAGGAATCGGTCGAGGGCCTGGTGGAAACCTGCCGCCGCGTGCCCAAGCTGTTCGAGCTGATGCTGTCCTCGGGCATCCGCCCGGAAGAGGTCCCGCGGGTCCTGACCATGATCACCGACACGGTGACGCGCACCCTCATCGGCCTGGCGCAGAAAGAGTTCGGCCCGGCGCCGGTGCCGTTCGCCTGGCTCGCCTTCGGCTCCCAGGCGCGCGAGGAACAGAGCCTGAAGACGGACCAGGACAACGGCATCGTCTACGCCGACGACGCGCCGCCTGAAGCCGCCGAGTATTTTCGCCGGCTGGCGCAGTTCGTCTGTGACGGCCTCGACGCCTGCGGCTATCCCTATTGCCCCGGCGACATCATGGCGAGCAACCCGAAATGGCGCCAGCCGCTGTCCGGCTGGCTGAAACATTTCGCGGAGTGGGCGCGCCTGCCGGATCCGGGCGCCGTGCTGCAGGTGAGCATCTTCTTCGACCTGCGTGGCATTTACGGCGACGAAGCGCTGGTGCAGCGCGTGCGCAGGGCACTGGCCGAGTGCGCCTCGGGCTCCGGCAAGGCCGTGTTCCTCGCCGCGCTGGCGCGCCAGGCCGCCGGCTACGACGTGCCGCTCGGCTTCTTCCGGCGCTTCGTGCTCGAAAGCAAGGGTGAACACAAGGAGACGCTGGAGATCAAGGCCGCCGGCCTGCTGCCCCTGACCGACATGGTGCGCATGCTGGCGCTGCAGGGCGGCGTCACCGTCCCCGGCACCCAGGACCGCCTCGCCCAGCTGGTCGCCGCCGGCAAGATGAGCCAGCGCGACGGCGACCGCCTCGCGGGCGCGCATCGCCTGCTGTCGGGCTTGCGCGTGCGCATCCACGCCGAACAGCTGCGCAAGGGCGAGGAACCGCACAACCACCTGCGCGTGCGCTCCATCAGCCACGCGGAGCGCGCTGCGCTGAAGGATGCTTTCCTGGTCATCCGCGAGGCGCAAAAAGGACTGGCGCTGGACTTCCCCGGATGA
- a CDS encoding esterase — protein sequence MTGSRKPGGQRIVPRHVPAERERFAWSDLRPDRLWDTVKSYIGAAGRSRGEPIRERAALERFIDTRASHVAQTSLYGYLRTRAGMRYPELFEDDPFVAGINIAKWQLWLACVSDLAVFAGSRLAQHAPRETGRVRFMMQGMVDDILAAAGSPAEAGDQFAAEAERVRQRIARVDLLAVGGFEAAFSESPTALVRWAPIMDELKELDEEIVRNSVRFRWQEVRRELLRNFDPQALTGSLPDDAA from the coding sequence ATGACCGGTTCCCGCAAGCCAGGCGGCCAGCGCATCGTGCCGCGCCATGTACCGGCGGAGCGCGAGCGCTTTGCCTGGAGCGACTTGCGGCCCGACCGGCTGTGGGACACCGTCAAGTCCTACATCGGCGCCGCCGGGCGCAGCCGCGGCGAACCGATCCGGGAGCGCGCGGCGCTGGAACGCTTCATCGACACCCGCGCCAGCCACGTCGCGCAGACCTCGCTGTACGGCTACCTGCGCACCCGCGCGGGGATGCGTTACCCCGAGCTGTTCGAGGACGACCCGTTCGTCGCCGGCATCAACATCGCGAAGTGGCAGCTGTGGCTCGCCTGCGTGTCCGACCTGGCGGTGTTCGCCGGCAGCCGGCTGGCGCAGCACGCGCCGCGCGAGACCGGCCGCGTGCGCTTCATGATGCAGGGCATGGTAGACGATATTCTCGCGGCGGCCGGCAGTCCGGCGGAGGCGGGCGACCAGTTCGCCGCTGAAGCCGAGCGCGTGCGCCAGCGCATCGCGCGCGTCGACCTGCTGGCGGTGGGGGGTTTCGAGGCGGCTTTTTCCGAGAGCCCGACGGCCCTGGTGCGGTGGGCGCCGATCATGGACGAACTCAAGGAGCTGGACGAGGAGATCGTGCGCAACTCGGTGCGCTTCCGCTGGCAGGAAGTGCGGCGCGAACTGCTGCGCAACTTCGATCCCCAGGCGCTCACAGGCAGCCTGCCCGACGATGCGGCCTGA
- a CDS encoding YggT family protein — MTEQIPFWAVALDYVLGMIMWTLIGRFGMRLFLPEESKFFFSRFFIRVTDPLLKLFRPITPAFLVAPMVPLYVAWFFFMFRFYLMPWMLGYSVMGMLSFPLESEIAQGVAYLVGLLLN, encoded by the coding sequence ATGACCGAGCAGATTCCTTTCTGGGCCGTCGCGCTGGATTACGTGCTCGGCATGATCATGTGGACGCTGATCGGCCGTTTCGGCATGCGCCTGTTCCTGCCCGAAGAAAGCAAGTTCTTCTTCAGCCGCTTCTTCATTCGCGTCACCGACCCGCTGCTGAAGCTGTTCCGGCCCATCACGCCGGCCTTCCTGGTGGCGCCGATGGTGCCGCTCTACGTGGCCTGGTTCTTCTTCATGTTCCGCTTCTACCTCATGCCCTGGATGCTCGGGTACTCGGTCATGGGCATGCTGTCGTTCCCGCTCGAGAGCGAGATCGCGCAGGGGGTGGCTTACCTGGTCGGGCTGCTGCTGAACTAG
- a CDS encoding sodium:solute symporter family protein: MARISFEGKSFTDNLPKIYGIYTGGFLAFFALMAVLEQFGLSADVIGILFIAFTIAIYAFIGVLSRTMQVEAYYVAGRSVPPVFNGMATAADWMSGASFVALAGGVFMGGHSYMAFIVGWTGGYVLVATLMAPYLRKFGCYTVPDFIGTRYGGKLTRFFAVVVLFVASFTYVTAQINATGTIAARALNIPFEVGVWFGLAGILVCSMLGGMRAVTWTQVAQYIVLIIAYLLPVFWMSIAQDFGPLPQFQYGYAVERIMELEQVVGVGAPAVAIEGRSFPGLSVLTTLHATPAEGAMAAWKFISLAACMMIGTASLPHILMRYFTTPSVRAARTSVAWSLFFIFLLYFTAPALATFSKLQLLDPNLPTAIIGQPIADVLALEWVQKWSAIGMLAVADGNADGILQINEFFLRADIIVLATPEFAGLPYVISGLVAAGGMAAAMSTADGLLLAIANALSHDLYFKIVDPKAETKKRLLVARILLLVIGAGGAIVASMKLTGILGAVAWAFCFAMSGLFFPLVLGVWWKRANRQGAIAGMVVGLGVGWWYLIAVRSGMDPWIGLDHLRFGIVGATASLISMVVVSLVTPAPDEEIQRMVDEVRIPRGDTIISAKS, encoded by the coding sequence ATGGCTAGAATCTCATTCGAGGGGAAGAGTTTCACCGACAACCTCCCCAAGATCTACGGCATCTACACGGGCGGTTTCCTCGCCTTCTTCGCCTTGATGGCGGTCCTCGAGCAGTTCGGCCTCAGCGCCGACGTCATCGGCATCCTGTTCATCGCCTTCACCATCGCCATCTACGCCTTCATCGGCGTGCTGTCGCGCACCATGCAGGTCGAGGCCTACTACGTGGCCGGACGCTCGGTACCGCCGGTGTTCAACGGCATGGCCACGGCGGCGGACTGGATGTCCGGCGCGTCCTTCGTGGCGCTGGCCGGCGGCGTGTTCATGGGCGGCCATTCCTACATGGCCTTCATCGTGGGCTGGACCGGCGGCTACGTGCTGGTCGCGACCCTGATGGCGCCCTACCTGCGCAAGTTCGGCTGCTACACCGTGCCGGACTTCATCGGCACGCGCTACGGCGGCAAGCTGACACGCTTCTTCGCCGTGGTGGTGCTGTTCGTCGCCTCCTTCACCTACGTGACGGCGCAGATCAACGCCACCGGCACCATCGCCGCCCGCGCGCTCAACATCCCCTTCGAGGTGGGCGTGTGGTTCGGCCTCGCCGGCATCCTGGTGTGCTCGATGCTGGGCGGCATGCGCGCGGTGACCTGGACCCAGGTGGCCCAGTACATCGTGCTCATCATCGCCTACCTGCTGCCGGTGTTCTGGATGTCTATCGCGCAGGACTTCGGCCCACTGCCGCAGTTCCAGTACGGCTACGCGGTGGAGCGCATCATGGAGCTGGAGCAGGTCGTGGGTGTCGGTGCGCCGGCGGTCGCGATCGAGGGCAGGAGCTTCCCGGGCCTCTCGGTGTTGACCACCCTGCATGCCACGCCGGCTGAAGGCGCCATGGCGGCCTGGAAGTTCATCTCCCTGGCCGCCTGCATGATGATCGGCACGGCTTCCCTGCCGCACATCCTGATGCGCTACTTCACGACGCCGTCCGTGCGCGCCGCGCGCACCTCGGTGGCCTGGTCGCTGTTCTTCATCTTCCTGCTGTACTTCACGGCCCCCGCGCTGGCGACGTTCAGCAAGCTGCAGCTGCTCGACCCGAACCTGCCGACGGCCATCATCGGCCAGCCCATCGCCGACGTGCTGGCGCTGGAGTGGGTGCAGAAGTGGAGCGCCATCGGCATGCTCGCGGTGGCGGACGGCAACGCAGACGGGATCCTGCAGATCAACGAGTTCTTCCTGCGCGCCGACATCATCGTGCTGGCGACGCCGGAGTTCGCGGGCCTGCCCTACGTGATCTCGGGCCTGGTGGCTGCAGGCGGCATGGCCGCCGCCATGTCCACCGCCGACGGCCTGCTGCTGGCCATCGCGAACGCGCTGTCGCATGACCTGTACTTCAAGATCGTCGACCCCAAGGCCGAGACCAAGAAGCGGCTGCTGGTCGCCCGCATCCTGCTGCTCGTGATCGGCGCCGGCGGCGCCATCGTGGCCAGCATGAAGCTGACCGGCATCCTGGGCGCGGTGGCGTGGGCCTTCTGCTTCGCCATGTCGGGCCTGTTCTTCCCGCTGGTGCTCGGCGTGTGGTGGAAGCGGGCCAACCGGCAAGGCGCCATCGCCGGCATGGTGGTCGGCCTGGGCGTCGGCTGGTGGTACCTGATCGCGGTGCGTTCCGGCATGGACCCCTGGATCGGCCTGGACCACCTGCGCTTCGGTATCGTGGGCGCCACGGCCAGCCTGATCTCCATGGTGGTGGTCAGCCTGGTCACCCCCGCGCCGGACGAGGAGATCCAGCGCATGGTGGACGAAGTGCGCATCCCGCGGGGCGACACGATCATCTCTGCCAAGAGCTGA
- a CDS encoding DUF4212 domain-containing protein, with the protein MTQLSPEDRVAHWRATRNLMIGHLIVWFFFGFVVHAFAVPLNNISFFHFPLGYYMAAQGSLIAFVVQLFLFMKQQDKIDTRYGVAED; encoded by the coding sequence GTGACTCAACTCAGTCCCGAAGATCGCGTAGCACACTGGCGCGCCACCCGTAACCTGATGATCGGCCACCTTATCGTGTGGTTCTTTTTCGGGTTCGTGGTGCACGCCTTCGCCGTGCCGCTCAACAACATCAGCTTCTTCCACTTCCCGCTCGGCTATTACATGGCCGCGCAGGGGTCGCTGATCGCGTTCGTCGTCCAGCTTTTCCTGTTCATGAAACAGCAGGACAAGATCGACACCCGCTACGGCGTCGCCGAAGACTAA